In Tepidimonas taiwanensis, the following are encoded in one genomic region:
- a CDS encoding branched-chain amino acid ABC transporter permease gives MAFFLETLFGGLMTGMLYSLVALGFVLIFKASGVFNFAQGAMVLFAALAMARFAEWFPQWFGFESLLLANVLAFLAAALLMFLVAWLIEALVLRHLVNQEGATLLMATLGITYFLDGLGQTIFGSDIYQINIGMPKDPIFILEDTFEGGILLNQEDLIAAGIAAVLVATLSLFFQKTATGRALRAVADDHQAAQSIGIPLNRIWVIVWTVAGIVALVAGMIWGSKLGVQFSLATVALRALPVIILGGLTSVPGAIIGGLIIGVGEKLSEVYLGPYVGGGIEIWFAYVLALVFLLFRPQGLFGEKIIDRV, from the coding sequence ATGGCCTTTTTCCTCGAAACCCTGTTCGGCGGCCTGATGACGGGCATGCTGTATTCGCTGGTGGCACTCGGCTTCGTGCTGATCTTCAAGGCCTCCGGCGTGTTCAACTTCGCGCAGGGCGCGATGGTGCTGTTCGCCGCGCTGGCGATGGCGCGCTTTGCCGAGTGGTTTCCGCAGTGGTTCGGCTTCGAGAGCCTGCTGCTGGCCAACGTGCTCGCCTTCCTCGCCGCGGCGCTGTTGATGTTCCTCGTCGCGTGGCTGATCGAGGCGCTGGTGCTGCGGCACCTGGTCAACCAGGAGGGGGCGACGCTGCTGATGGCGACGCTGGGCATCACCTACTTCCTCGACGGCCTGGGGCAGACGATCTTCGGCAGCGACATCTACCAGATCAACATCGGCATGCCCAAGGACCCGATCTTCATCCTCGAGGACACGTTCGAAGGCGGCATCCTGCTCAACCAGGAAGACCTGATCGCCGCCGGCATCGCTGCCGTGCTGGTGGCCACGCTGTCGCTCTTCTTCCAAAAAACCGCCACCGGCCGCGCGCTGCGCGCGGTGGCCGACGACCACCAGGCCGCGCAGTCGATCGGCATTCCGCTCAATCGCATCTGGGTCATCGTCTGGACGGTGGCGGGGATCGTCGCGCTGGTCGCCGGGATGATCTGGGGTTCCAAGCTGGGGGTGCAGTTCTCGCTCGCCACCGTCGCACTGCGGGCGCTGCCGGTGATCATCCTCGGCGGCCTGACCTCGGTGCCGGGCGCCATCATCGGCGGCCTCATCATCGGCGTCGGCGAGAAGCTGTCCGAGGTGTACCTCGGCCCCTACGTGGGCGGCGGCATCGAAATCTGGTTCGCCTACGTGCTGGCGCTGGTGTTCCTGCTGTTCCGTCCGCAGGGACTGTTCGGCGAAAAAATCATCGACCGCGTCTGA
- a CDS encoding organic hydroperoxide resistance protein: protein MPALDKVLYTARVHTTGGRDGTSRADDGRLDVRLSPPGTAGTGTNPEQLFAAGYSACFIGALKAVAARQKIPLPADVAVDAEVDLGPMGEAYGIAVRMTIHLPGMDRSQAQALVDAAHRVCPYSNATRGNIDVTLTLA from the coding sequence ATGCCCGCTCTGGACAAAGTGCTCTACACCGCGCGCGTACACACCACGGGAGGCCGCGACGGCACCTCACGCGCCGACGATGGTCGGCTCGATGTGCGCCTGAGCCCCCCGGGCACCGCTGGCACCGGAACCAACCCGGAACAGCTGTTTGCCGCGGGGTATTCCGCCTGCTTCATCGGCGCGCTCAAGGCAGTGGCGGCACGGCAGAAGATCCCCTTGCCAGCCGATGTGGCCGTGGACGCCGAAGTGGACCTCGGCCCGATGGGCGAGGCCTACGGCATCGCAGTGCGCATGACCATCCACCTGCCGGGCATGGATCGTTCGCAGGCCCAGGCCCTGGTCGACGCCGCGCACCGCGTCTGCCCCTATTCGAATGCGACGCGCGGCAACATCGACGTCACGCTGACACTGGCTTGA
- a CDS encoding branched-chain amino acid ABC transporter permease, with translation MFYRENGQFKTSYRADQQIFPIAQDRWAILALVAFAFIGVPLLADEYLFRAILIPFLILSLAAIGVNILVGYCGQISLGSGAFMAVGAYMAYNVFVRIEGMPLIAALLIGGLCATLVGMFFGIPSLRVKGLYLAVATLAAQFFCDWAFLRIGWFTNYNPSGSVSVSNLNVFGWRIDTPQEKYLLALTFVVVFALLAKNLVRSAIGREWMAIRDMDVAAAVIGIRPVYAKLSAFAVSSFIVGVAGALWGFVHLGSWEPAAFSVDRSFQLLFMVIIGGLGSIMGSFFGAAFIVILPIFLNQFLPWLGGLFGIDVSTAAVSHAEYMIFGALIVWFLIVEPHGLAKLWSIGKQKLRIWPFPH, from the coding sequence ATGTTCTACCGCGAAAACGGCCAGTTCAAGACCAGCTACCGCGCCGACCAGCAGATCTTTCCGATCGCGCAGGACCGCTGGGCCATCCTCGCCCTGGTTGCCTTCGCGTTCATCGGGGTGCCGCTGCTCGCCGACGAGTACCTCTTTCGCGCGATCCTGATTCCGTTTCTGATCCTGTCGCTCGCGGCGATCGGGGTCAACATCCTGGTCGGCTACTGCGGCCAGATCTCGCTCGGATCGGGCGCGTTCATGGCGGTGGGCGCGTACATGGCGTACAACGTCTTCGTACGCATCGAGGGGATGCCGCTCATCGCCGCGCTGCTGATCGGCGGCCTGTGCGCGACGCTCGTCGGGATGTTCTTCGGTATCCCGAGCCTACGCGTCAAAGGTCTGTATCTGGCGGTCGCGACACTGGCGGCGCAATTCTTCTGCGACTGGGCGTTCCTGCGCATCGGCTGGTTCACCAACTACAACCCCTCGGGGTCGGTGTCGGTTTCCAACCTCAACGTCTTCGGCTGGAGGATCGACACGCCGCAGGAGAAATACCTGCTGGCCCTGACCTTCGTCGTGGTGTTCGCGCTGCTGGCCAAGAACCTGGTGCGCTCGGCGATCGGGCGCGAGTGGATGGCCATCCGCGACATGGACGTGGCCGCGGCGGTGATCGGCATCCGGCCCGTGTACGCCAAGCTGTCGGCCTTCGCGGTCAGCTCCTTCATCGTCGGCGTCGCCGGTGCGCTGTGGGGCTTTGTGCATCTGGGCTCGTGGGAGCCGGCGGCCTTTTCCGTCGACCGCTCGTTCCAGCTGCTGTTCATGGTGATCATCGGCGGCCTGGGCTCGATCATGGGCAGCTTCTTCGGTGCCGCGTTCATCGTGATCCTGCCGATCTTCCTGAACCAGTTTCTGCCCTGGCTGGGCGGGTTGTTCGGGATTGACGTCTCCACCGCCGCGGTATCTCATGCCGAGTACATGATCTTCGGGGCGCTGATCGTGTGGTTCCTGATCGTCGAGCCGCACGGTTTGGCCAAGTTGTGGAGCATCGGCAAGCAAAAGCTGCGCATCTGGCCGTTCCCGCACTGA
- the htpG gene encoding molecular chaperone HtpG — protein MSKHTHAFQAEVARLLHLVTHSLYSNPDIFLRELISNASDACDKLRFEALADASLYEDAPNLEIRVTFDKAAKTLTITDNGIGMSEAEAIEHLGTIAKSGTRDFLQRLSGDQQKDAQLIGQFGVGFYSGFIVADRITVESRRAGLPPEQGVRWSSDGTGAFETETITRAARGTSVILHLRDDKTEYLNRWKLKSIIGKYSDHISLPILMPKEQWDKDKGEYVLLEEWEQVNAASAVWTRPKKDITDEQYIEFYKNLAHDDEAPLAWAHHRVEGSTEYTQLLYIPAKAPYDLWNRDKKAGVKLYVKRVFIMDDAESLMPLYLRWVKGVVDSADLPLNVSRELLQESRDVKAIRDGNTRRVLSMLEELAARDRLPEGEAWEQLSDEEKARAQADAGKYTRFWAEFGAVLKEGLGEDFANRERIAKLLRFASTVSDAPTVSLADYKARMKPGQKAIYYRTAKTLAAAKHSPQLEVFRRKGIEVLLMTDRVDEWALSFLHEFDGTPLQSVAKGAVDLGELQDEAEKKAAEEAAEAFKPVLERLRATLKDRAKDVRVTSRLVESPACLVVDDGEYSLQLARLLKAAGQKAPEVKPILEVNPEHALVKKLADAGERFDDYAQILFDQALLAEGGLPEDPAGYVRRVTALLV, from the coding sequence ATGAGCAAACACACCCACGCTTTCCAGGCCGAGGTGGCCCGGCTGCTGCACCTGGTCACGCATTCGCTCTATTCCAACCCGGACATTTTTCTGCGCGAGCTGATCTCCAACGCGTCGGACGCGTGTGACAAGCTGCGCTTCGAGGCGCTGGCCGACGCGTCGCTGTACGAAGACGCCCCGAACCTGGAGATTCGCGTCACCTTCGACAAGGCGGCCAAGACGCTGACCATCACCGACAACGGCATCGGCATGAGCGAGGCCGAGGCCATCGAGCACCTGGGCACGATCGCCAAGAGCGGCACGCGCGACTTCCTGCAGCGCCTCTCGGGCGACCAGCAAAAGGACGCGCAGCTCATCGGCCAGTTCGGGGTGGGTTTTTACTCGGGCTTCATCGTCGCCGACCGCATCACGGTGGAGAGCCGCCGCGCCGGGCTGCCGCCGGAGCAGGGCGTGCGCTGGAGCAGCGACGGCACCGGCGCGTTCGAGACCGAGACCATCACCCGCGCGGCGCGCGGCACCAGCGTCATCCTGCACCTGCGCGACGACAAGACGGAGTACCTCAACCGCTGGAAGCTCAAGTCCATCATTGGCAAGTACTCCGACCACATCAGCCTGCCCATCCTGATGCCCAAGGAGCAATGGGACAAGGACAAAGGCGAGTATGTGCTGCTGGAAGAGTGGGAGCAGGTCAACGCTGCGAGCGCCGTGTGGACGCGGCCGAAGAAGGACATCACCGACGAGCAGTACATCGAGTTCTACAAGAACCTGGCGCACGACGACGAAGCGCCGCTCGCCTGGGCGCACCACCGCGTCGAGGGCAGCACCGAGTACACGCAGCTGCTCTACATCCCGGCCAAGGCGCCGTACGACCTGTGGAACCGCGACAAGAAGGCCGGCGTCAAGCTCTACGTCAAGCGCGTCTTCATCATGGACGACGCCGAGTCGCTGATGCCGCTGTACCTGCGCTGGGTCAAGGGCGTGGTGGATTCGGCCGACCTGCCGCTCAACGTCAGCCGCGAGCTGCTGCAGGAAAGCCGTGACGTCAAGGCCATCCGCGACGGCAACACGCGCCGCGTGCTGTCGATGCTGGAGGAGCTGGCCGCGCGCGACCGCCTGCCCGAGGGCGAGGCGTGGGAGCAGCTCTCCGACGAGGAAAAGGCCCGTGCGCAGGCCGACGCCGGTAAGTACACGCGCTTCTGGGCCGAGTTCGGGGCCGTGCTCAAAGAAGGCCTGGGCGAGGATTTCGCCAACCGCGAGCGCATCGCCAAGTTGCTGCGCTTTGCGTCGACGGTGAGCGACGCGCCCACGGTGAGCCTGGCCGACTACAAGGCGCGCATGAAACCGGGGCAGAAGGCGATCTACTACCGGACCGCCAAAACCCTGGCCGCGGCCAAGCACAGCCCGCAGCTCGAAGTCTTCCGCCGCAAGGGCATCGAAGTGCTGTTGATGACCGACCGCGTCGACGAGTGGGCGCTGTCCTTCTTGCACGAGTTCGACGGCACCCCGCTGCAGAGCGTCGCCAAGGGCGCGGTGGACCTGGGCGAGTTGCAGGACGAGGCGGAGAAGAAAGCCGCCGAAGAGGCGGCCGAGGCGTTCAAGCCGGTGCTGGAGCGCTTGCGCGCCACACTCAAGGATCGCGCGAAGGATGTGCGCGTGACCAGCCGCCTGGTCGAGTCGCCCGCGTGCCTGGTGGTGGACGATGGCGAATACTCGCTGCAGCTGGCGCGGCTGCTCAAAGCCGCGGGGCAAAAAGCGCCCGAAGTCAAGCCCATCCTCGAGGTCAACCCGGAGCACGCGCTGGTGAAAAAGCTGGCCGACGCGGGCGAGCGCTTCGACGATTACGCCCAGATCCTTTTTGACCAGGCGCTGCTGGCCGAAGGCGGCCTGCCGGAGGACCCGGCGGGCTATGTTCGCCGGGTCACCGCGTTGCTGGTGTGA
- a CDS encoding ABC transporter substrate-binding protein: MKLRSTVLAVAVAAAALSSALVGTAAHAQAKEQFFPVLVYRTGAYAPNGVPWANGFVDYLKLTNARGGINGVKIIWEECETGYATDRGVECYERLKGKHGGATMFQPLSTGITFALTEKAPIDKIPVMTVGYGRSESQDGGVFKWNFPLAGTYWVAADVLIQHIAKKEGGFDKLRGKKIALVYHDSPFGKEPIPLLQERAAMHGFQLSLLPVAPPGVEQKSTWLQVRQLRPDYLLLWGWGVMNSSALKEAQAVGYPREKMYGVWWAGAEPDVKDVGAGAKGYNAVTMQHGAEPNAPFVKEILEKVHAKGQGTGPKDEVGSVLYVRGAISAMLAVEGVRAAQERFGKGKVMTGEQVRWGLENLNLTQAKLDALGFKGVMRPISTSCQDHMGAAWARIHTWDGSKWQFTSDWYQADEQILKPMVRAAADKYAAEKKLQRRTPQDCQS, encoded by the coding sequence ATGAAGCTACGTTCCACCGTCCTCGCCGTGGCTGTCGCGGCGGCCGCCCTGTCCAGCGCGCTGGTGGGCACCGCCGCACACGCGCAGGCCAAAGAACAGTTTTTCCCGGTGCTGGTGTACCGCACCGGCGCTTACGCCCCCAACGGCGTGCCGTGGGCCAACGGCTTCGTCGACTACCTGAAGCTCACCAACGCGCGCGGTGGCATCAACGGCGTCAAAATCATTTGGGAGGAGTGCGAAACCGGCTACGCCACCGACCGCGGGGTCGAGTGCTATGAGCGCCTCAAGGGCAAGCACGGCGGCGCCACGATGTTCCAGCCGCTGTCCACCGGCATCACCTTCGCGCTGACCGAAAAGGCCCCCATCGACAAGATTCCTGTGATGACGGTGGGCTACGGCCGCAGCGAGTCGCAAGACGGGGGCGTTTTCAAGTGGAACTTCCCCCTGGCCGGCACCTACTGGGTGGCGGCCGACGTGCTGATCCAGCACATTGCCAAAAAAGAAGGGGGCTTCGACAAACTCAGGGGCAAAAAGATCGCGTTGGTCTACCACGACAGCCCGTTCGGCAAGGAACCGATCCCGCTGCTGCAGGAGCGCGCGGCGATGCATGGCTTCCAGCTCAGCCTGCTGCCGGTGGCGCCTCCGGGCGTGGAGCAAAAATCCACGTGGCTGCAAGTGCGTCAATTGCGGCCGGACTACTTGCTGCTGTGGGGCTGGGGCGTGATGAACTCTTCTGCCCTGAAGGAAGCCCAGGCTGTCGGTTATCCGCGCGAGAAGATGTACGGCGTCTGGTGGGCCGGCGCCGAGCCCGATGTCAAGGACGTCGGTGCGGGTGCCAAGGGCTACAACGCCGTCACCATGCAGCACGGTGCCGAGCCCAACGCCCCGTTCGTCAAGGAAATCCTGGAGAAAGTCCACGCCAAGGGCCAGGGCACCGGACCGAAGGACGAAGTCGGCTCGGTGCTGTACGTGCGCGGGGCGATCAGCGCGATGCTCGCCGTCGAGGGCGTGCGCGCCGCGCAGGAGCGCTTCGGCAAGGGCAAGGTCATGACCGGCGAGCAGGTGCGCTGGGGCCTGGAAAACCTCAACCTGACGCAGGCCAAGCTGGACGCGCTCGGCTTCAAAGGTGTGATGCGGCCGATCTCCACCAGCTGCCAAGACCACATGGGGGCAGCCTGGGCGCGCATCCACACCTGGGACGGCAGCAAGTGGCAGTTCACCAGCGACTGGTACCAGGCCGACGAGCAGATCCTCAAGCCGATGGTGCGGGCCGCGGCCGACAAGTACGCGGCCGAGAAGAAGCTGCAGCGCCGCACGCCGCAGGACTGCCAGTCCTGA
- a CDS encoding ABC transporter ATP-binding protein: protein MAHKQIGDVILDVQNISLRFGGVKALTDISFNVREHEIRAIIGPNGAGKSSMLNCINGVYTPQEGTITFRGQTFKHMNSRQVAEMGIARTFQNLALFKGMSVLDNIMTGRNLRMKSNLFLQALRIGPAEREEIAHREVVERIIDFLEIQAYRKTPVGQLPYGLQKRVDLGRALAMEPQMLLLDEPMAGMNVEEKQDMCRFILDVNDEFGTTIVLIEHDMGVVMDISDRVVVLDYGKKIGDGTPDEVRNNEDVIRAYLGTSH from the coding sequence ATGGCCCACAAGCAAATCGGTGACGTCATCCTCGACGTCCAAAACATCAGCCTGCGCTTCGGCGGCGTCAAGGCGCTGACCGACATCAGCTTCAACGTACGCGAGCACGAGATCCGCGCCATCATCGGCCCCAACGGCGCCGGCAAGAGCTCGATGCTCAACTGCATCAACGGCGTCTACACCCCGCAGGAGGGCACGATCACCTTCCGCGGCCAGACGTTCAAGCACATGAACTCGCGCCAGGTCGCCGAGATGGGCATCGCGCGCACGTTCCAGAACCTGGCGCTGTTCAAGGGCATGAGCGTGCTCGACAACATCATGACCGGGCGCAACCTGCGCATGAAGAGCAACCTCTTCCTGCAGGCGCTGCGCATCGGCCCGGCCGAGCGCGAGGAGATCGCGCACCGCGAGGTGGTCGAGCGCATCATCGACTTCCTCGAAATCCAGGCCTACCGCAAGACGCCCGTTGGCCAGCTCCCCTACGGGCTGCAAAAGCGCGTGGACCTCGGCCGCGCGCTGGCGATGGAGCCGCAGATGCTGCTGCTGGACGAGCCGATGGCCGGCATGAACGTCGAGGAAAAGCAGGACATGTGCCGCTTCATCCTCGACGTCAACGACGAGTTCGGCACCACGATCGTGCTGATCGAGCACGACATGGGGGTGGTGATGGACATCTCGGACCGCGTCGTCGTGCTCGACTACGGCAAGAAGATCGGCGACGGCACGCCGGACGAGGTGCGCAACAACGAAGACGTCATCCGCGCCTATCTCGGCACGAGCCACTGA
- a CDS encoding Crp/Fnr family transcriptional regulator, whose protein sequence is MSVVNRLRQRARPLTEEELASIPWLARLEEEARARAQRALMVSEAEPGDYICRVGRPVTYWFGLIDGLLKMSNDDSQGPIMTFTGVAPGGWFGEGTALKREAYRYNIQALRRSRVAGLPVETFHWLLDHSIAFNRSVMNQLNERLGQFIAAREIDRIADPDVRVARSLANLFHPGLFPGVGEVLRITQQELAYLVGLSRQRVNRALARWEQAGAIRVEYGGLRVLDLATLRGAGRDRL, encoded by the coding sequence ATGTCTGTGGTCAACCGGCTGCGTCAACGTGCCCGCCCGCTGACCGAGGAAGAACTGGCCAGCATTCCATGGTTGGCGCGCCTCGAGGAAGAGGCACGTGCACGCGCGCAGCGCGCCCTCATGGTCAGCGAGGCCGAGCCCGGGGACTACATCTGCCGCGTCGGGCGCCCGGTGACATACTGGTTCGGGTTGATCGACGGGCTGCTCAAAATGAGCAACGACGACAGCCAGGGGCCGATCATGACCTTCACGGGGGTGGCCCCGGGCGGCTGGTTCGGCGAGGGCACGGCGCTCAAGCGCGAGGCTTACCGCTACAACATCCAGGCGCTGCGCCGCAGCCGCGTCGCGGGGCTGCCGGTGGAGACGTTTCACTGGCTGCTGGATCACTCGATCGCCTTCAACCGCTCCGTGATGAACCAGCTCAACGAGCGCCTGGGCCAGTTCATCGCGGCGCGCGAGATCGACCGCATCGCCGACCCGGACGTGCGCGTCGCGCGCAGCCTGGCGAATCTGTTCCACCCGGGCCTGTTCCCGGGCGTCGGGGAGGTGTTGCGCATCACGCAGCAGGAGCTGGCGTATCTGGTGGGGTTGTCGCGCCAGCGCGTCAACCGGGCGCTGGCGCGCTGGGAGCAGGCGGGTGCGATCCGCGTCGAGTACGGGGGCTTGCGCGTGCTGGATCTCGCAACCCTGCGCGGGGCGGGGCGCGACCGGCTATGA
- a CDS encoding ABC transporter ATP-binding protein, which produces MTTPAPVLTVNGIEVIYNHVILVLKGVSLQLAEGDIAAILGGNGAGKTTTLRAVSNLLKGERGEVTKGSIELRGERIDNLTPAELVKRGVVQVMEGRHCFAHLTIEENLLTGAYTRKDKGEIAANLEKVYTYFPRLKTRRNSQAAYTSGGEQQMCAIGRALMANPSVVLLDEPSMGLAPQIVEEVFEIVKDLNQKERVSFLIAEQNTNMALRYANYGYIMESGRIVMDGKAEDLRNNEDVKEFYLGMGGGERKSFRDVKSYKRRKRWLA; this is translated from the coding sequence ATGACGACACCCGCTCCCGTCCTCACCGTCAACGGCATCGAGGTCATCTACAACCACGTCATCCTCGTCCTCAAGGGCGTGTCGCTGCAGCTCGCCGAGGGCGACATCGCGGCCATCCTGGGCGGCAACGGCGCTGGCAAGACGACCACGCTGCGCGCCGTCTCCAACCTCCTCAAAGGCGAACGCGGCGAGGTCACCAAAGGCTCGATCGAGCTGCGCGGCGAACGCATCGACAACCTCACCCCCGCGGAACTGGTCAAGCGCGGCGTCGTGCAGGTGATGGAGGGCCGGCACTGCTTCGCGCACCTCACGATCGAGGAAAACCTCCTCACCGGCGCCTACACGCGCAAGGACAAGGGCGAAATCGCCGCCAACCTGGAGAAGGTCTACACCTACTTTCCGCGCCTGAAGACGCGCCGCAACAGCCAGGCGGCCTACACGTCCGGCGGCGAGCAGCAGATGTGCGCAATCGGCCGCGCGCTGATGGCCAACCCCAGCGTCGTGCTGCTCGATGAGCCGTCGATGGGCCTGGCGCCGCAGATCGTCGAGGAGGTGTTCGAGATCGTCAAGGACCTCAACCAGAAGGAGCGCGTCTCCTTCCTGATCGCGGAGCAGAACACCAACATGGCGCTGCGCTACGCCAACTACGGCTACATCATGGAGTCCGGCCGCATCGTGATGGACGGTAAGGCCGAGGACCTGCGCAACAACGAGGACGTCAAGGAGTTTTACCTCGGCATGGGCGGCGGCGAGCGCAAGAGCTTCCGCGACGTCAAGAGCTACAAGCGCCGCAAGCGCTGGC
- a CDS encoding AMP-dependent synthetase/ligase: MRTTFPRLLIQHASARPDAPAMREKEYGIWQTTSWRQMLDRVRHLAAGLHQLGLRRGEHLVVIGANRPSLYATMLATQSLGAIPVPLYQDAVAAECVFPINNAEVRFAVVEDQEQVDKMLEIRTQCPQLEHILFDDPRGLRNYDAPGLAGLKEIEAAGAVFCQEHPDFFQEEVDKGQPDDVAAMFFTSGTTGNPKGVVHTHYTLLNRAEVGAKFDKLTEKEEVLAYLPPAWIGQNIFSYAQWLCCGYVVNCPESSNTVMIDLKEIGPTYYFAPPRIFEGMLTSVMIRMEDSGALKRKMFHYFMDVARRVGPQLMDGKPVGLGDRLLYAIGNLLVYGPLRNNLGFSRVRVAYTAGEAIGPDLFTFYRSIGINLKQLYGSTETAVFVCLQPDHEVRADTVGVPCEGVEIKLSDAGEILVRSPGLLKEYYKNPKATAEVLDADGWYHTSDAGFIDASGHLKIIDRVKDVGRLKGGPHDGAMFAPKYVENKLKFFSYIKEAVAFGDGREKVCAMINIDFEAVGNWAERRGLPYAGYTDLAGKPEVYALIQECVEKVNADLSRDAMLSGSQIHRFLILHKELDADDGELTRTNKVRRGFIGEKYAVLVDALYGGKTEQYIETQVKFEDGRTGLISATLRIVDAKTYAPVQAAA; the protein is encoded by the coding sequence ATGCGCACCACCTTTCCCCGCCTGCTGATCCAGCACGCGAGCGCCCGCCCCGACGCCCCGGCGATGCGCGAGAAGGAATACGGCATCTGGCAGACGACCAGCTGGCGCCAGATGCTCGACCGCGTTCGCCACCTCGCCGCCGGGCTGCACCAACTCGGCCTGCGCCGCGGCGAGCACCTGGTGGTCATCGGCGCCAATCGCCCGAGCCTGTACGCGACGATGCTCGCCACGCAGTCGCTCGGCGCCATCCCGGTGCCGCTGTACCAGGACGCGGTGGCGGCCGAATGCGTCTTCCCCATCAACAACGCGGAGGTGCGCTTCGCGGTGGTGGAGGACCAGGAGCAGGTGGACAAGATGCTCGAGATCCGGACGCAGTGCCCGCAGCTCGAGCACATCCTGTTCGACGACCCGCGGGGGCTGCGCAACTATGACGCGCCGGGGCTCGCGGGCCTGAAGGAGATCGAGGCCGCCGGCGCCGTCTTCTGCCAGGAACACCCGGACTTTTTCCAGGAAGAGGTCGACAAGGGCCAGCCCGACGACGTCGCGGCGATGTTCTTCACCTCCGGCACCACCGGCAACCCCAAGGGGGTCGTGCACACCCACTACACGCTGCTCAACCGCGCGGAGGTGGGGGCGAAGTTCGACAAGCTCACCGAGAAGGAGGAAGTGCTGGCCTACCTGCCCCCGGCGTGGATTGGCCAGAACATCTTCAGCTACGCGCAGTGGCTGTGCTGCGGCTACGTGGTCAACTGCCCCGAGTCGTCGAACACGGTGATGATCGACCTCAAGGAGATCGGGCCGACCTACTACTTCGCGCCGCCGCGCATCTTCGAGGGGATGCTCACCAGCGTGATGATCCGTATGGAGGACTCCGGCGCCCTCAAGCGCAAGATGTTCCACTATTTTATGGACGTCGCGCGCCGCGTCGGGCCGCAGCTGATGGACGGCAAACCGGTCGGCCTGGGTGACCGGCTGCTGTACGCGATCGGCAACCTCCTCGTCTACGGCCCGCTGCGCAACAACCTGGGCTTCTCGCGCGTGCGCGTCGCCTACACCGCGGGAGAAGCGATCGGCCCCGACCTGTTCACGTTCTACCGCTCGATCGGCATCAACCTCAAGCAGCTCTACGGCTCGACCGAGACGGCCGTGTTCGTCTGCCTGCAGCCGGACCACGAGGTGCGCGCCGACACGGTCGGCGTGCCATGCGAGGGGGTGGAAATCAAGCTCTCCGACGCGGGGGAAATCCTGGTGCGCTCGCCGGGGCTGCTCAAGGAGTACTACAAAAACCCCAAGGCCACCGCCGAGGTGCTGGACGCCGACGGCTGGTACCACACGAGCGACGCGGGCTTCATCGACGCCAGCGGCCACCTCAAGATCATCGACCGCGTCAAGGACGTCGGGCGCCTCAAGGGCGGCCCGCACGACGGCGCGATGTTCGCGCCCAAGTACGTCGAGAACAAGCTCAAGTTCTTCTCGTACATCAAGGAGGCGGTGGCGTTCGGCGACGGGCGCGAGAAGGTATGCGCGATGATCAACATCGACTTCGAGGCGGTGGGCAACTGGGCCGAGCGACGCGGCCTGCCCTACGCCGGCTACACCGACCTCGCCGGCAAACCCGAGGTGTACGCACTGATCCAGGAATGCGTCGAGAAGGTCAACGCCGACCTCAGCCGCGACGCCATGCTCTCGGGCAGCCAGATCCACCGCTTCCTCATCCTGCACAAGGAACTCGACGCCGACGACGGCGAGCTCACCCGCACCAACAAGGTCCGCCGTGGCTTCATCGGCGAGAAGTACGCGGTGCTGGTCGACGCGCTCTACGGCGGCAAGACCGAGCAGTACATCGAGACCCAGGTGAAGTTCGAGGATGGCCGCACGGGCCTCATCAGCGCGACGCTGCGCATCGTCGACGCCAAGACCTACGCCCCCGTGCAGGCCGCTGCCTGA
- a CDS encoding MarR family winged helix-turn-helix transcriptional regulator translates to MRSARPVPPADTTALPDTLRLDHQLCFALYATSLAMTRLYQPLLAELGLTYPQYLVLLALWERDDVTVSALGERLGLDSGTLTPLLKRLAAAGHVQRVRDAADERRVRIRLTAPGRALQARARAIPGCLLAATGCSLEEVTGLTRELQDLRQRLLASPPPSFSQPAAAAAAQP, encoded by the coding sequence ATGCGAAGCGCCAGACCCGTGCCCCCCGCCGATACCACAGCGCTACCGGATACTCTACGGCTGGACCATCAGCTGTGCTTTGCCCTGTACGCGACCTCCCTGGCCATGACACGGCTGTACCAGCCGCTGCTGGCCGAGCTGGGACTGACCTACCCGCAATACCTCGTGCTGCTGGCGCTGTGGGAGCGCGATGATGTGACCGTCTCGGCGCTGGGAGAGCGGCTGGGGTTGGACTCGGGGACGCTCACCCCGCTGCTGAAACGGCTGGCAGCGGCCGGGCACGTGCAACGCGTGCGCGATGCCGCTGACGAGCGGCGCGTGCGCATCCGTCTGACGGCACCAGGACGCGCCCTGCAAGCGCGCGCCCGTGCCATCCCCGGCTGCCTGCTGGCCGCCACCGGCTGCTCGCTCGAAGAGGTGACAGGATTGACCCGCGAGCTTCAGGACCTGCGGCAGCGCCTGCTGGCCAGCCCTCCGCCCTCGTTTTCCCAACCGGCCGCAGCAGCGGCCGCACAACCCTGA